Proteins encoded by one window of Candidatus Sumerlaea chitinivorans:
- a CDS encoding Aspartate aminotransferase, with amino-acid sequence MSCSPFQNIELAPPDPILGLTEAFNADTNPKKVNLGVGVYQDENGKVPVLKSVREAEKRWYEREDSKSYLPIDGVPAYNKAVQSLLFGADSNLIAEQRLVTVQTLGGTGALRLGADFLKRFFPNSAVYISNPSWENHRGIFEACGFEVRTYPYYDSNTSSLDFSAMADAFSKLPEHSIVLMHASCHNPTGVDLSEEQWEQVVPLLVERHAIVFLDFAYQGFAKDIEADTLALQAFAKRGVPFLVASSFSKNFSLYRERVGALTFVTANADEAKRVLSQAKRVVRTNWSNPPSHGAQVVALILNDPELREMWRGEVAAMRERIRKMRSLFVVKLRELGVKRDFSFIERQNGMFSFSGLTPDVVERLRNEYSLYIVRSGRICVAAMNERNIDYICSAIAAVLEK; translated from the coding sequence ATGAGTTGTTCGCCATTTCAAAATATCGAACTTGCACCACCTGATCCCATTCTGGGGCTGACCGAAGCCTTCAACGCCGACACTAATCCGAAAAAAGTGAACCTTGGTGTCGGCGTCTATCAGGATGAAAACGGGAAAGTGCCCGTTTTGAAAAGCGTACGCGAGGCGGAAAAACGCTGGTACGAACGCGAGGACTCGAAGAGCTATCTACCCATTGATGGCGTTCCTGCTTACAACAAAGCTGTCCAAAGCCTACTTTTTGGGGCCGATTCCAATCTCATAGCTGAGCAACGATTGGTTACTGTACAAACGCTGGGGGGAACAGGCGCATTGCGTTTGGGTGCCGACTTCTTGAAGCGGTTCTTTCCAAACTCGGCGGTTTACATTAGCAATCCCAGCTGGGAGAATCATCGTGGGATTTTCGAAGCATGCGGCTTTGAAGTGCGCACGTATCCGTATTACGACTCGAACACCTCATCGCTGGACTTTTCCGCGATGGCAGATGCTTTTTCGAAACTCCCCGAGCACAGCATCGTGCTAATGCACGCATCGTGCCACAATCCCACGGGAGTAGACCTATCGGAAGAACAGTGGGAGCAAGTTGTGCCCCTGCTGGTCGAACGCCACGCCATTGTCTTTTTGGATTTTGCCTATCAAGGCTTTGCAAAGGACATTGAGGCGGATACCCTTGCTCTTCAGGCATTTGCGAAACGTGGCGTGCCATTCCTTGTTGCAAGCTCCTTCTCAAAGAATTTCTCACTTTATCGAGAAAGAGTGGGGGCACTAACTTTCGTTACCGCGAACGCGGACGAAGCCAAACGCGTTTTGAGTCAGGCGAAACGCGTGGTACGAACGAACTGGTCAAATCCTCCGTCTCACGGCGCTCAAGTGGTGGCCCTAATTCTGAACGATCCAGAGCTTCGCGAAATGTGGCGCGGAGAGGTCGCGGCGATGCGCGAGCGCATTCGAAAAATGCGCTCATTGTTTGTAGTTAAGCTGCGCGAATTGGGCGTAAAACGCGACTTTAGTTTCATTGAGCGACAGAACGGAATGTTTTCCTTCTCCGGCCTCACCCCGGATGTGGTCGAGCGCCTGCGTAATGAGTATAGCCTCTATATCGTTCGAAGTGGGCGAATCTGTGTTGCGGCAATGAACGAACGCAACATTGACTATATCTGCTCGGCAATTGCGGCGGTTCTTGAGAAGTAA
- a CDS encoding Glutamate-ammonia-ligase adenylyltransferase: MTIKALAQRLVANLIRKRPAVRDVYTEESLEKRVGALAALLRLESSAYAEGLQGIIEACLETPEPIAALTNFERFFESLEAPRECYERLARDAQALRCVSVLFGYSQFLSDVLIRYPEFFDWLCAPSRLEAPKGTAEYREEALGIVQAEEDSSTARNMLARWRRREILRIGARDLLRHASIEIITHEISDLAQACITAAADVAWREMVNRYGEPQAESELQPRHTAGMCVIGMGKLGGRELNFSSDIDLIFIYEAEGETSGLLPDGRRVQPTSNHQFFNKMGEAIVRFLSEPGEHGNLFRVDMRLRPEGKAGPLARSLESFANYLGQQARDWEKLAYLKARVMCGPAQLAERIYRFTQEFVFDATEPEQIIREIEKLKLMIDREVHLSDLYHREVKRGYGGIREIEFVIAAMQIVYGRTHRALRVRNIFVAIERLREVNLLTADEAEFYLDAYSFLRLVEHRLQMAAEHQTHTLPAQPNQRAILAARCHFASPEEFEAKLSSVTNGVHERFVRFFQQDVTEASRELSDVLVILDQDADESAAIDVLARYHLGNKECLRLIRDLCYGTREVFVSAEGQRYFEQMVPSLLRLTMRMPDPPAVIRNLHSFMLSIKGITYYYELIAQHTDILKLLVLLFGTSDCFSEYLISHPEYFDTLLTSRVLYDNINIDSVRDRVEQALRGARSLDRQLILLRRAVKFELLLAALRRILNLCSLSATLRELSEIADASLGFAFDLAARRMLARIAGCAPHEVEPTELEKLQSEAATSFAVFALGKYGGREINFGSDLDVVYVFDETNAAGQIYLNSLQRAIQFADHIAFVLSEPLAEGRVFSLDVRLRPHGKNAPVVTPFSLYKTYLEQTAEVWEFLALTRARHIAGNVEITREVLATAQREVARRFEHSVILEETLAMRRRLEQSISADESAGLEFKRSAGGLVDIEFLIQYYMLVGRLTWSLHSGQSYFEVLEAAAAQPPCDRNDWEILRATYSYYRHVETAVRLACGERGTTLPKDPTKQRNVAIQCGKENAEELVRELTERMHEVREVFQRCMAHES, from the coding sequence ATGACCATTAAGGCACTGGCGCAGCGTCTTGTCGCCAACCTGATCAGAAAAAGGCCGGCGGTGAGGGATGTCTACACCGAGGAGTCGCTCGAAAAGAGGGTTGGCGCGCTTGCCGCGCTTTTGCGTCTTGAAAGTAGCGCTTATGCCGAGGGGCTTCAGGGCATCATCGAAGCGTGTCTCGAAACCCCAGAGCCTATCGCAGCGCTTACCAATTTTGAGCGATTCTTTGAAAGTCTGGAAGCGCCGCGGGAGTGTTACGAGCGCTTGGCAAGAGATGCCCAGGCGCTCCGCTGTGTGAGCGTCCTGTTTGGTTACTCTCAATTTCTTTCGGATGTGCTGATACGCTATCCTGAGTTTTTCGATTGGCTCTGCGCCCCTTCTCGTTTAGAAGCTCCTAAGGGAACTGCCGAATACCGAGAAGAAGCACTCGGCATTGTGCAGGCTGAAGAAGACAGCTCCACAGCGCGCAACATGCTGGCCCGTTGGCGCCGCCGTGAAATATTAAGGATTGGGGCGCGCGACCTTCTGCGTCATGCAAGCATTGAAATCATCACACATGAGATTTCCGACTTGGCACAGGCCTGCATAACGGCAGCTGCGGACGTAGCGTGGCGAGAAATGGTGAATCGCTACGGCGAGCCACAGGCGGAATCTGAACTTCAGCCTCGGCATACCGCCGGCATGTGTGTCATCGGCATGGGCAAGCTCGGTGGGCGCGAACTGAATTTCTCGTCGGACATTGACCTGATTTTCATATATGAAGCCGAAGGGGAGACGAGTGGCCTTCTGCCAGATGGCCGGCGAGTCCAACCGACATCCAATCATCAGTTTTTTAACAAAATGGGGGAGGCGATAGTTCGCTTTTTGTCCGAGCCCGGAGAGCATGGGAATCTGTTCCGCGTCGATATGCGCCTTCGTCCTGAAGGCAAAGCAGGCCCCCTTGCGCGTTCCCTTGAGTCCTTCGCAAACTATCTTGGGCAACAAGCGCGTGACTGGGAGAAGCTCGCCTACCTGAAGGCCCGTGTGATGTGTGGGCCCGCGCAACTGGCTGAGAGGATTTATCGGTTCACCCAAGAGTTCGTTTTCGATGCCACGGAACCCGAACAAATCATCCGAGAAATTGAGAAACTGAAGTTGATGATCGACCGGGAGGTCCACCTGAGCGATCTATACCATCGGGAGGTCAAGCGGGGCTATGGCGGAATACGCGAAATTGAGTTTGTGATTGCCGCCATGCAGATCGTCTACGGGCGGACACATCGTGCGCTGCGGGTGCGCAATATCTTCGTCGCGATCGAACGACTTCGCGAGGTGAATCTCCTCACCGCTGACGAAGCGGAATTCTACTTAGATGCGTACAGCTTCCTGCGGCTCGTTGAACACCGTTTACAGATGGCCGCAGAGCATCAAACGCACACGTTGCCTGCTCAACCCAACCAACGTGCGATTCTGGCTGCCCGTTGCCACTTTGCATCCCCGGAGGAATTCGAGGCTAAGCTATCGTCCGTTACAAACGGCGTCCACGAGCGTTTTGTGCGGTTTTTCCAGCAAGATGTCACTGAGGCCAGCAGGGAACTTAGCGATGTGCTTGTGATTCTCGATCAAGATGCAGATGAGTCCGCTGCAATAGACGTTTTAGCCCGCTATCATCTTGGGAACAAGGAGTGCCTCCGTCTCATCCGGGACTTATGCTATGGGACGAGAGAAGTTTTTGTCAGCGCCGAAGGTCAGCGGTATTTCGAGCAGATGGTACCCTCGCTGCTTCGGCTCACAATGAGAATGCCCGATCCGCCGGCCGTAATCCGCAATCTTCACTCGTTCATGCTCTCGATTAAAGGCATCACCTACTACTATGAACTGATCGCCCAACATACGGACATATTGAAATTACTCGTGCTTTTGTTTGGTACTTCGGACTGCTTTTCGGAATATCTGATTAGCCATCCGGAATACTTTGATACTTTGTTAACAAGTCGAGTACTTTACGACAATATCAATATCGATAGTGTCCGCGACCGAGTCGAGCAAGCTTTGCGTGGAGCGCGATCGCTTGACCGGCAGCTAATCCTTCTCCGGCGAGCGGTTAAGTTTGAACTGCTACTGGCAGCTTTGAGGCGTATTTTGAACTTATGCTCCCTTAGCGCCACATTGCGAGAGCTGAGTGAAATTGCAGACGCCAGCCTTGGGTTCGCGTTTGATCTGGCAGCGCGCCGCATGCTTGCCCGAATCGCAGGATGTGCACCTCACGAAGTCGAACCAACCGAATTGGAGAAACTTCAGTCTGAAGCAGCTACCTCATTCGCAGTGTTTGCTCTTGGAAAGTACGGTGGACGCGAAATCAATTTTGGCAGCGACTTGGACGTGGTGTACGTCTTTGATGAGACGAACGCAGCCGGGCAAATCTATTTGAACAGCTTGCAGCGAGCGATCCAGTTCGCTGACCACATAGCGTTTGTGTTGAGTGAACCACTTGCGGAAGGGCGAGTCTTCTCGCTGGATGTTCGTTTACGCCCACACGGTAAGAACGCTCCGGTAGTGACGCCGTTCTCTCTATACAAGACCTACCTCGAACAGACTGCTGAGGTGTGGGAATTCCTGGCACTCACACGTGCTCGTCACATTGCTGGCAATGTTGAGATAACGCGTGAGGTGCTTGCTACGGCACAACGGGAGGTTGCCCGCCGTTTCGAGCACTCCGTGATTCTTGAGGAAACGCTGGCGATGCGCAGGCGTTTGGAACAAAGCATTTCCGCTGACGAGTCAGCTGGGCTTGAGTTCAAGCGCTCAGCAGGAGGGCTTGTGGATATTGAGTTCCTCATCCAATACTACATGCTGGTGGGGCGGCTCACGTGGTCGCTGCATTCAGGTCAGTCCTACTTTGAAGTTCTGGAGGCAGCAGCGGCTCAGCCACCTTGCGATAGAAACGATTGGGAAATCCTACGCGCCACCTACTCCTATTATCGTCATGTAGAAACAGCTGTGCGTCTCGCGTGTGGAGAGCGGGGAACGACCCTGCCGAAAGACCCCACGAAACAGCGCAACGTTGCGATCCAATGCGGAAAAGAGAATGCCGAGGAACTTGTGAGGGAGCTCACTGAGAGGATGCATGAGGTCAGAGAAGTCTTCCAGCGGTGCATGGCCCACGAATCGTGA
- a CDS encoding Succinate dehydrogenase cytochrome b558 subunit, producing MTYSEFVLRRLHSLTGVIPLTFFIFFHFFANSYSTKGPEAFNATVATLRGLPYLHAIEWGLLFAPFLFHMIYGLWVVYTGKPNPLRYKYPRNWAYLFQRVTAIVLFVFILYHVISLRFMDYRAINPATGKLDFYNHLHHEFQNPLIYWWYVVGIACTAFHLANGLCTFCMTWGITVGRTSQRYFAYAMTGLGILLFVVGVSAIHGFLNPPKDAVKTAQEVSVQAATVQNP from the coding sequence GTGACTTACAGCGAGTTTGTTTTACGCCGACTGCATTCTCTGACGGGGGTTATTCCCCTCACATTTTTTATTTTCTTCCACTTCTTTGCAAATTCATATTCGACGAAGGGACCAGAAGCATTCAATGCAACGGTGGCAACGTTAAGAGGACTGCCGTATTTGCACGCGATTGAGTGGGGATTGCTATTTGCTCCTTTTCTTTTCCACATGATCTACGGTCTCTGGGTCGTCTACACGGGAAAGCCAAATCCCCTCCGTTATAAGTACCCCAGAAACTGGGCCTACTTATTTCAGCGAGTCACTGCCATCGTTCTCTTCGTGTTCATCCTTTACCATGTCATTTCGTTGCGGTTTATGGATTATCGAGCGATCAACCCCGCCACGGGGAAGCTCGACTTTTACAACCACCTCCATCATGAGTTCCAGAATCCGTTGATTTACTGGTGGTACGTGGTGGGCATTGCGTGCACAGCTTTCCATTTGGCGAATGGTCTGTGCACATTTTGCATGACGTGGGGGATTACCGTCGGTCGGACCTCGCAACGGTATTTTGCTTATGCCATGACAGGTTTAGGCATCCTGCTTTTTGTGGTAGGCGTGAGCGCAATCCATGGATTCCTGAATCCCCCCAAGGACGCAGTAAAGACAGCACAAGAAGTTTCAGTGCAGGCCGCAACCGTGCAAAACCCCTAA
- a CDS encoding Iron-sulfur cluster assembly scaffold protein NifU, producing the protein MGIFDPIRKQQEQASSSDASPQEQSTGSPVDTAIFAKVEPLIAQIRPYIQADGGDIELVRVENRVVYVRLQGACVGCPSSIYTLKMGVEARIVEMVPEVVSVEMI; encoded by the coding sequence ATGGGTATTTTCGATCCAATTCGCAAGCAGCAGGAGCAGGCCTCGAGCTCGGACGCATCTCCTCAGGAGCAAAGTACTGGCAGTCCAGTGGATACAGCCATCTTCGCGAAGGTCGAACCGTTGATTGCGCAAATCCGTCCGTACATTCAAGCAGACGGTGGCGACATCGAGCTCGTGCGGGTGGAAAATCGTGTGGTCTACGTACGGCTTCAGGGAGCCTGCGTTGGATGCCCAAGCTCAATTTACACCTTAAAGATGGGTGTCGAAGCACGCATTGTCGAAATGGTTCCAGAGGTCGTTTCGGTAGAAATGATCTGA
- a CDS encoding Glycosyltransferase codes for MIQRPRVLHIYKDYFPPVRGGIENTINLMARGTRDEFETSVLVCRGPAKAGTEVLDGVRVRRVPEWCRVWSAPLSPAFVRALREEAQRADLLHFHHPNPTGDLAYLLGGIQTPFVMTYHSDVVRQRAAMIFFAHVQRRMMDRARRIMPTSPNYVESSPWLRKYREKLRIVPLGIELDRFQKSPTVEKKVLEIRQQWGEQLILFVGRLRYYKGLHFLIEAMRSVPSGKLLIIGTGPEESKLKRMVRDWDLAERCVFLGELDDQDVVAYLHASRVFCLPSHLRSEAFGICQIEAMACGLPVVSTALATGVPYVNRHGETGLVVEPGNPTALAEALNRLLSDPALRERFSRAASEQAQQEFSAERMCARLKAVYWEVLQESGSGFRNE; via the coding sequence ATGATCCAACGACCTCGCGTCCTGCACATCTATAAGGACTATTTCCCTCCCGTCCGAGGAGGCATTGAGAACACCATCAACCTGATGGCCCGAGGGACGCGGGATGAATTTGAAACCTCTGTGCTGGTTTGTCGGGGGCCCGCAAAGGCGGGCACAGAAGTTCTGGATGGTGTCCGAGTGCGGCGAGTTCCGGAGTGGTGCCGGGTTTGGAGTGCGCCCTTGAGTCCTGCATTCGTACGTGCCTTGCGTGAGGAAGCGCAACGAGCGGATCTTTTGCATTTCCACCATCCCAATCCTACCGGTGACCTTGCGTACCTCCTTGGGGGGATTCAGACCCCGTTCGTCATGACTTACCACAGCGATGTCGTGCGCCAGCGCGCTGCGATGATTTTCTTTGCGCACGTTCAGCGACGGATGATGGATCGGGCGCGCCGCATCATGCCTACTTCGCCGAATTACGTGGAGAGCTCTCCGTGGCTTCGGAAATACCGGGAAAAACTCCGCATTGTTCCGCTTGGGATCGAGCTCGATCGCTTCCAAAAATCCCCCACTGTGGAAAAGAAAGTCTTAGAGATTCGGCAGCAGTGGGGCGAGCAGTTGATTCTTTTTGTAGGGCGGTTGCGCTATTACAAAGGGCTGCATTTTCTTATCGAAGCAATGCGGAGTGTGCCATCAGGGAAGCTTCTCATCATTGGGACAGGCCCCGAAGAATCGAAGCTAAAGCGAATGGTTCGCGATTGGGATCTCGCCGAACGCTGTGTCTTTCTGGGGGAGCTGGACGACCAAGATGTGGTGGCTTATCTTCATGCCTCCCGAGTTTTTTGTCTGCCCTCACACCTGCGAAGCGAAGCCTTCGGTATTTGTCAGATTGAAGCCATGGCCTGTGGCCTCCCGGTTGTCAGCACTGCCCTCGCGACCGGGGTGCCGTATGTAAATCGGCATGGCGAAACGGGCCTCGTGGTCGAGCCGGGCAATCCCACCGCACTTGCTGAAGCATTGAACCGATTGCTGTCTGACCCGGCCCTACGCGAGCGATTTTCGCGTGCCGCCTCGGAACAAGCACAGCAGGAGTTTAGCGCCGAGAGGATGTGCGCCCGCTTAAAGGCGGTGTATTGGGAAGTCTTGCAGGAGAGCGGATCCGGATTCAGGAACGAATAG